The following proteins come from a genomic window of Dysidea avara chromosome 12, odDysAvar1.4, whole genome shotgun sequence:
- the LOC136240989 gene encoding uncharacterized protein, whose amino-acid sequence MMVMYYLSIMLLAAATCSAVDDQVLLNFYNSLGMQPLFPAKSCREIYTYNYASHGKSGFYWIKPTTQVIKVYCDMELTCGGKEGGWMRIGYINNGDQCPAGWKQTASPVKACRSSDGSAGCFSAVFNNNGIPYQHVCGKVVGYQKGTPDGFNTFVYKTYPSKAIDGPYVDGVSITYGSPRKHLWTYACGYSSDHNINGVNCPCARYPGLNPPSYVYDHYYCESGSTGAADTPTTYTTDPLWDGKGCSAGNSCCSQAGMPYFYRNIPGKANDQIEARICHDQVYRDEGIHVADLELYVQ is encoded by the exons ATGATGGTTATGTACTACCTTTCTATCATGTTGCTGGCAGCAGCAACCTGTTCAGCAGTAGATGATCAAGTACTGCTCAACTTCTACAACAGCTTGGGAATGCAGCCCCTCTTTCCTGCAAAATCCTGCAGGGAGATATACACTTACAACTACGCAAGTCATGGGAAATCAGGATTTTACTGGATCAAACCCACCACTCAAGTTATTAAG GTGTATTGCGATATGGAGCTTACCTGTGGTGGAAAAGAAGGTGGATGGATGAGGATTGGCTACATTAACAATGGTGACCAGTGTCCTGCAGGATGGAAGCAGACAGCATCTCCGGTGAAAGCATGCAGATCTTCCGATGGCAGTGCAGGTTGCTTTTCTGCTGTCTTTAACAACAATGGCATTCCCTACCAACATGTTTGTGGGAAAGTGGTTGGATATCAAAAGGGAACTCCGGATGGGTTTAACACTTTTGTTTACAAAACTTACCCATCAAAGGCTATCGATGGTCCATATGTGGATGGAGTCTCTATTACTTATGGGTCACCCCGTAAACATCTCTGGACATATGCATGTGGATACAGTTCAGATCATAACATCAATGGTGTCAATTGTCCATGTGCCAGATACCCTGGATTAAATCCTCCTAGTTATGTGTATGACCactattactgtgaatcaggaaGCACCGGAGCAGCAGATACTCCTACAACATACACCACAGACCCTTTATGGGATGGCAAAGGATGCAGTGCAGGAAACAGCTGTTGCTCCCAAGCTGGCATGCCTTATTTCTATCGAAACATACCTGGGAAAGCAAACGACCAAATTGAAGCCAGAATTTGTCATGATCAGGTTTATCGTGATGAAGGAATTCATGTTGCTGACCTAGAGTTATATGTGCAGTAA